The DNA segment CCACCAGCTTCAGGTCCAGGTACCAGGAGGGCGGGTCGCCCGCCCGGTCCTCCACGGCCTGCCGGGCCCGGTCGTTGCACGTGAGGGGCGCCAGGCCGGGTGGGCAGCTCAGGCACTTCTGGGTGCCGGCGTAGGCGATGTCCACGCCTCGGGCGTCGACGGCCACGGGCACGCCGCCCAGGGAGGTGACGGCGTCCGCCAGCAGCATCGCCCCGGCCCGGTGGGCAGCGTCGGCCGCCTCCTCCAGGGGTTGGAGCACGCCGGTGGAGGTCTCCGCGTGCACCAGCGCCACCAGGCGGGTGGGCCCGCCGGCCAGGGCCTTCCGGAGATCGGCCGTCTCCACGGGCCGGCCCCACTCGGTCTCCACGCCGACCACCTCGGCCCCCTGGCGGCGGGCCATCTCCGCCAGCCGCTGGCCGAAGTAGCCGTTCAGGCCCACCACCACCCGGTCGCCCGGACGGACGAAGTTGACGACCGCGGCCTCCATGCCGGCGCTACCGGTCCCCGAGAGGGGCAGGGTGAGCTGGTTTTGGGTTTGGAAGACCTGGCGAAGCAGGTCGAGGGTCTGGTCCATGATCCGCAGGA comes from the Limnochorda pilosa genome and includes:
- a CDS encoding pyridoxal-phosphate-dependent aminotransferase family protein, encoding MGPGPSSVHPSTLRAMAAPEIGHLDPRFLRIMDQTLDLLRQVFQTQNQLTLPLSGTGSAGMEAAVVNFVRPGDRVVVGLNGYFGQRLAEMARRQGAEVVGVETEWGRPVETADLRKALAGGPTRLVALVHAETSTGVLQPLEEAADAAHRAGAMLLADAVTSLGGVPVAVDARGVDIAYAGTQKCLSCPPGLAPLTCNDRARQAVEDRAGDPPSWYLDLKLVARYWGEERFYHHTAPINMIYALNQALRLVVEEGLEARFERHRQVARGLWAGLEAMELRLVVPEDQRTPSLTTVWIPEGIDDAAVRRRLLAVHGIEIGGALGPWKGRAWRIGTMGESARPQNVYRFLAALGECLGRFGHPVGVREALAAAREAMAALEG